The Sphaeramia orbicularis chromosome 18, fSphaOr1.1, whole genome shotgun sequence genome contains a region encoding:
- the tp53 gene encoding cellular tumor antigen p53: protein MDDLQLSQDSFRELWESVVTPSISTIPTVNDVAPDSWRGDGNMGMLLIPDHELAEGFDEKLFELTPELTSNEYVTPPACTVPVTTDHAGDYGFKLRFHKSGTAKSVTSTYSETLNKLYCQLAKTSPIEVLVCAQPPQGAVLRAMAVYKKSEHVAEVVRRCPHHQNEDAAEHRSHLVRVEGSQRAQYFEDSNTKRQSVTVPYEPPQLGSEITTILLSFMCNSSCMGGMNRRPILTILTLETTEGVVLGRRCFEVRVCACPGRDRKTEEENHSKQETGAKRTKKRKTEPAPDSTSLRKIRSASSAEEDDKEMFVLQVRGRERYEMLKKINDGLELLDKESKTKVKPKSELPTPCSGKRLLQRGERSDSE from the exons ATGGACGACCTGCAATTGAGCCAAGACTCATTCCGTGAGCTCTGGGAGAGTGT CGTGACCCCATCCATTTCTACCATTCCAACCGTGAATGATGTTGCTCCTGATTCTTGGAGGGGAGATGGAAACATGGGCATGCTG CTAATTCCTGATCATGAACTTGCAGAGGGGTTTGATGAGAAGCTGTTTGAGCTGACCCCTGAACTAACCTCCAATGAGTATGTAACCCCCCCTGCCTGTACTGTCCCGGTGACCACTGACCATGCGGGGGACTACGGCTTCAAGCTCCGCTTTCATAAATCTGGAACGGCCAAATCTGTCACCTCCACG TACTCGGAGACCCTCAACAAGCTGTACTGCCAGTTGGCAAAAACCAGCCCCATCGAGGTGTTGGTGTGTGCGCAGCCTCCTCAGGGAGCTGTCCTCAGGGCCATGGCTGTTTATAAGAAGAGTGAGCATGTGGCGGAAGTCGTCCGCAGATGCCCCCACCACCAAAATGAGGACG CTGCTGAGCATCGCAGCCATCTGGTCAGAGTTGAGGGCAGCCAGAGAGCTCAGTACTTTGAGGATAGTAATACAAAAAGGCAGAGTGTTACTGTCCCATATGAGCCTCCGCAG CTCGGGTCAGAGATCACCACTATACTGCTGAGCTTCATGTGCAATAGTTCATGCATGGGTGGCATGAACCGCCGGCCCATCCTCACCATCCTGACCCTGGAGACGACAGA GGGTGTGGTTCTGGGCCGGCGGTGCTTCGAAGTCCGAGTGTGCGCCTGCCCAGGCAGAGACCgaaaaacagaggaggaaaatcaTTCCAAACAAGAAACCGGCGCTAAACGCACCAAAAAACGCA AGACTGAACCTGCTCCGGACTCGACTTCTCTGAGGAAAATTCGATCAGCTTCCAGCGCCGAGGAAGATGATAAGGAGATGTTTGTTCTCCAA GTTCGTGGGCGCGAACGTTATGAGATGCTGAAGAAGATAAATGATGGTCTGGAGCTGCTGGACAAAGAAAG cAAAACAAAGGTTAAGCCTAAATCGGAGTTGCCAACCCCCTGCTCTGGAAAGAGACTTCTTCAAAGAGGAGAAAGGAGCGACAGCGAATGA